One part of the Marmota flaviventris isolate mMarFla1 chromosome 4, mMarFla1.hap1, whole genome shotgun sequence genome encodes these proteins:
- the Zdhhc16 gene encoding palmitoyltransferase ZDHHC16 isoform X1 — protein MRGQRSLLLGPARLCLRLLLLLGYRRRCPPLLRGLVQRWRYGKVCLRSLLYNSFGGGDTAVDAAFEPVYWLVDNVIRWFGVVFVVLVIVLTGSIVAIAYLCVLPLILQTYSVPRLCWHFFYSHWNLILIVFHYYQAITTPPGYPPQGRNDIATVSICKKCIYPKPARTHHCSICNRCVLKMDHHCPWLNNCVGHYNHRYFFSFCFFMTLGCVYCSYGSWDLFREAYAAIETYHQTPPPTFSFRERITHKSLVYLWFLCSLIEVGRVSTFLQHFGAGNTQDMSTAVYQALRISVALALGALTIWHAVLISRGETSIERHINKKERRRLQAKGRVFRNPYNYGCLDNWKVFLGVDTGRHWLTRVLLPSSHLPHGNGMSWDPPPWVTVHSASVMAV, from the exons ATGAGGGGTCAGCGGAGCCTGCTGCTGGGCCCAGCCCGCCTCTGTCTGCGCCTGCTTCTGCTCCTGGGTTACAGGCGCCGCTGCCCACCTCTGCTCCGCGGCCTGGTACAGCGCTGGCGCTATGGCAAGGTCTGCCTGCGCTCCTTGCTCTATAACTCCTTTGGGGGTGGTGATACTGCTGTCGATGCTGCCTTTGAGCCTGTCTACTGGCTGGTGGACAACGTGATCCGCTGGTTTGGGGTG GTGTTCGTGGTGCTGGTGATAGTGCTGACGGGCTCCATCGTGGCCATCGCCTACTTGTGTGTCCTGCCTCTCATCCTTCAAACCTACTCGGTGCCACGACTCTGCTGGCATTTCTTCTACAGTCACTGGAATCTGATTCTCATCGTTTTCCATTACTACCAGGCCATCACCACTCCACCTGGGTACCCACCCCAG GGCAGGAATGACATTGCCACAGTCTCCATCTGTAAGAAGTGTATTTATCCCAAACCTGCCCGAACACACCACTGCAGCATCTGCAATAG GTGTGTGCTGAAGATGGACCATCACTGCC CCTGGCTAAATAACTGTGTGGGCCACTATAACCATCGGTacttcttctctttctgctttttcatGACTCTGGGCTGTGTCTACTGCAGCTATGGAAGTTGGGACCTTTTCCGGGAGGCTTATGCTGCCATTGAG acttATCACCAGACCCCACCACCCACCTTCTCCTTTCGGGAAAGGATAACTCACAAGAGCCTTGTCTACCTCTGGTTCCTGTGCAG TCTAATTGAGGTTGGCAGAGTCAGCACTTTTCTTCAGCATTTTGGGGCAGGGAACACTCAGGACATGAGCACTGCTGTTTACCAAGCACTAAGGAT TTCTGTGGCACTTGCCCTGGGTGCCCTAACCATATGGCATGCTGTTCTCATCAGCCGGGGTGAGACTAGCATCGAAAGGCACATCAACAAGAAGGAAAGACGTCGACTACAGGCGAAGGGCAGA GTATTTAGGAATCCTTACAACTATGGCTGTCTGGACAACTGGAAGGTATTCCTGGGTGTGGACACAGGAAG GCACTGGCTTACCCGTGTGCTGTTACCTTCTAGTCACTTGCCCCATGGGAATGGAATGAGCTGGGACCCCCCTCCCTGGGTGACTGTTCACTCAGCCTCTGTGATGGCGGTGTGA
- the Zdhhc16 gene encoding palmitoyltransferase ZDHHC16 isoform X2, with the protein MRGQRSLLLGPARLCLRLLLLLGYRRRCPPLLRGLVQRWRYGKVCLRSLLYNSFGGGDTAVDAAFEPVYWLVDNVIRWFGVVFVVLVIVLTGSIVAIAYLCVLPLILQTYSVPRLCWHFFYSHWNLILIVFHYYQAITTPPGYPPQGRNDIATVSICKKCIYPKPARTHHCSICNRCVLKMDHHCPWLNNCVGHYNHRYFFSFCFFMTLGCVYCSYGSWDLFREAYAAIEKMKQLDKNKLQAVANQTYHQTPPPTFSFRERITHKSLVYLWFLCSSVALALGALTIWHAVLISRGETSIERHINKKERRRLQAKGRVFRNPYNYGCLDNWKVFLGVDTGRHWLTRVLLPSSHLPHGNGMSWDPPPWVTVHSASVMAV; encoded by the exons ATGAGGGGTCAGCGGAGCCTGCTGCTGGGCCCAGCCCGCCTCTGTCTGCGCCTGCTTCTGCTCCTGGGTTACAGGCGCCGCTGCCCACCTCTGCTCCGCGGCCTGGTACAGCGCTGGCGCTATGGCAAGGTCTGCCTGCGCTCCTTGCTCTATAACTCCTTTGGGGGTGGTGATACTGCTGTCGATGCTGCCTTTGAGCCTGTCTACTGGCTGGTGGACAACGTGATCCGCTGGTTTGGGGTG GTGTTCGTGGTGCTGGTGATAGTGCTGACGGGCTCCATCGTGGCCATCGCCTACTTGTGTGTCCTGCCTCTCATCCTTCAAACCTACTCGGTGCCACGACTCTGCTGGCATTTCTTCTACAGTCACTGGAATCTGATTCTCATCGTTTTCCATTACTACCAGGCCATCACCACTCCACCTGGGTACCCACCCCAG GGCAGGAATGACATTGCCACAGTCTCCATCTGTAAGAAGTGTATTTATCCCAAACCTGCCCGAACACACCACTGCAGCATCTGCAATAG GTGTGTGCTGAAGATGGACCATCACTGCC CCTGGCTAAATAACTGTGTGGGCCACTATAACCATCGGTacttcttctctttctgctttttcatGACTCTGGGCTGTGTCTACTGCAGCTATGGAAGTTGGGACCTTTTCCGGGAGGCTTATGCTGCCATTGAG AAAATGAAACAGCTCGACAAGAACAAACTGCAGGCGGTTGCCAACCAG acttATCACCAGACCCCACCACCCACCTTCTCCTTTCGGGAAAGGATAACTCACAAGAGCCTTGTCTACCTCTGGTTCCTGTGCAG TTCTGTGGCACTTGCCCTGGGTGCCCTAACCATATGGCATGCTGTTCTCATCAGCCGGGGTGAGACTAGCATCGAAAGGCACATCAACAAGAAGGAAAGACGTCGACTACAGGCGAAGGGCAGA GTATTTAGGAATCCTTACAACTATGGCTGTCTGGACAACTGGAAGGTATTCCTGGGTGTGGACACAGGAAG GCACTGGCTTACCCGTGTGCTGTTACCTTCTAGTCACTTGCCCCATGGGAATGGAATGAGCTGGGACCCCCCTCCCTGGGTGACTGTTCACTCAGCCTCTGTGATGGCGGTGTGA
- the Zdhhc16 gene encoding palmitoyltransferase ZDHHC16 isoform X4, with protein sequence MRGQRSLLLGPARLCLRLLLLLGYRRRCPPLLRGLVQRWRYGKVCLRSLLYNSFGGGDTAVDAAFEPVYWLVDNVIRWFGVVFVVLVIVLTGSIVAIAYLCVLPLILQTYSVPRLCWHFFYSHWNLILIVFHYYQAITTPPGYPPQGRNDIATVSICKKCIYPKPARTHHCSICNRCVLKMDHHCPWLNNCVGHYNHRYFFSFCFFMTLGCVYCSYGSWDLFREAYAAIEKMKQLDKNKLQAVANQTYHQTPPPTFSFRERITHKSLVYLWFLCSLIEVGRVSTFLQHFGAGNTQDMSTAVYQALRISVALALGALTIWHAVLISRGETSIERHINKKERRRLQAKGRVFRNPYNYGCLDNWKVFLGVDTGRHWLTRVLLPSSHLPHGNGMSWDPPPWVTVHSASVMAV encoded by the exons ATGAGGGGTCAGCGGAGCCTGCTGCTGGGCCCAGCCCGCCTCTGTCTGCGCCTGCTTCTGCTCCTGGGTTACAGGCGCCGCTGCCCACCTCTGCTCCGCGGCCTGGTACAGCGCTGGCGCTATGGCAAGGTCTGCCTGCGCTCCTTGCTCTATAACTCCTTTGGGGGTGGTGATACTGCTGTCGATGCTGCCTTTGAGCCTGTCTACTGGCTGGTGGACAACGTGATCCGCTGGTTTGGGGTG GTGTTCGTGGTGCTGGTGATAGTGCTGACGGGCTCCATCGTGGCCATCGCCTACTTGTGTGTCCTGCCTCTCATCCTTCAAACCTACTCGGTGCCACGACTCTGCTGGCATTTCTTCTACAGTCACTGGAATCTGATTCTCATCGTTTTCCATTACTACCAGGCCATCACCACTCCACCTGGGTACCCACCCCAG GGCAGGAATGACATTGCCACAGTCTCCATCTGTAAGAAGTGTATTTATCCCAAACCTGCCCGAACACACCACTGCAGCATCTGCAATAG GTGTGTGCTGAAGATGGACCATCACTGCC CCTGGCTAAATAACTGTGTGGGCCACTATAACCATCGGTacttcttctctttctgctttttcatGACTCTGGGCTGTGTCTACTGCAGCTATGGAAGTTGGGACCTTTTCCGGGAGGCTTATGCTGCCATTGAG AAAATGAAACAGCTCGACAAGAACAAACTGCAGGCGGTTGCCAACCAG acttATCACCAGACCCCACCACCCACCTTCTCCTTTCGGGAAAGGATAACTCACAAGAGCCTTGTCTACCTCTGGTTCCTGTGCAG TCTAATTGAGGTTGGCAGAGTCAGCACTTTTCTTCAGCATTTTGGGGCAGGGAACACTCAGGACATGAGCACTGCTGTTTACCAAGCACTAAGGAT TTCTGTGGCACTTGCCCTGGGTGCCCTAACCATATGGCATGCTGTTCTCATCAGCCGGGGTGAGACTAGCATCGAAAGGCACATCAACAAGAAGGAAAGACGTCGACTACAGGCGAAGGGCAGA GTATTTAGGAATCCTTACAACTATGGCTGTCTGGACAACTGGAAGGTATTCCTGGGTGTGGACACAGGAAG GCACTGGCTTACCCGTGTGCTGTTACCTTCTAGTCACTTGCCCCATGGGAATGGAATGAGCTGGGACCCCCCTCCCTGGGTGACTGTTCACTCAGCCTCTGTGATGGCGGTGTGA
- the Zdhhc16 gene encoding palmitoyltransferase ZDHHC16 isoform X3 — MRGQRSLLLGPARLCLRLLLLLGYRRRCPPLLRGLVQRWRYGKVCLRSLLYNSFGGGDTAVDAAFEPVYWLVDNVIRWFGVVFVVLVIVLTGSIVAIAYLCVLPLILQTYSVPRLCWHFFYSHWNLILIVFHYYQAITTPPGYPPQGRNDIATVSICKKCIYPKPARTHHCSICNRCVLKMDHHCPWLNNCVGHYNHRYFFSFCFFMTLGCVYCSYGSWDLFREAYAAIETYHQTPPPTFSFRERITHKSLVYLWFLCSSVALALGALTIWHAVLISRGETSIERHINKKERRRLQAKGRVFRNPYNYGCLDNWKVFLGVDTGRHWLTRVLLPSSHLPHGNGMSWDPPPWVTVHSASVMAV; from the exons ATGAGGGGTCAGCGGAGCCTGCTGCTGGGCCCAGCCCGCCTCTGTCTGCGCCTGCTTCTGCTCCTGGGTTACAGGCGCCGCTGCCCACCTCTGCTCCGCGGCCTGGTACAGCGCTGGCGCTATGGCAAGGTCTGCCTGCGCTCCTTGCTCTATAACTCCTTTGGGGGTGGTGATACTGCTGTCGATGCTGCCTTTGAGCCTGTCTACTGGCTGGTGGACAACGTGATCCGCTGGTTTGGGGTG GTGTTCGTGGTGCTGGTGATAGTGCTGACGGGCTCCATCGTGGCCATCGCCTACTTGTGTGTCCTGCCTCTCATCCTTCAAACCTACTCGGTGCCACGACTCTGCTGGCATTTCTTCTACAGTCACTGGAATCTGATTCTCATCGTTTTCCATTACTACCAGGCCATCACCACTCCACCTGGGTACCCACCCCAG GGCAGGAATGACATTGCCACAGTCTCCATCTGTAAGAAGTGTATTTATCCCAAACCTGCCCGAACACACCACTGCAGCATCTGCAATAG GTGTGTGCTGAAGATGGACCATCACTGCC CCTGGCTAAATAACTGTGTGGGCCACTATAACCATCGGTacttcttctctttctgctttttcatGACTCTGGGCTGTGTCTACTGCAGCTATGGAAGTTGGGACCTTTTCCGGGAGGCTTATGCTGCCATTGAG acttATCACCAGACCCCACCACCCACCTTCTCCTTTCGGGAAAGGATAACTCACAAGAGCCTTGTCTACCTCTGGTTCCTGTGCAG TTCTGTGGCACTTGCCCTGGGTGCCCTAACCATATGGCATGCTGTTCTCATCAGCCGGGGTGAGACTAGCATCGAAAGGCACATCAACAAGAAGGAAAGACGTCGACTACAGGCGAAGGGCAGA GTATTTAGGAATCCTTACAACTATGGCTGTCTGGACAACTGGAAGGTATTCCTGGGTGTGGACACAGGAAG GCACTGGCTTACCCGTGTGCTGTTACCTTCTAGTCACTTGCCCCATGGGAATGGAATGAGCTGGGACCCCCCTCCCTGGGTGACTGTTCACTCAGCCTCTGTGATGGCGGTGTGA
- the Exosc1 gene encoding exosome complex component CSL4, giving the protein MAPPVRYCIPGERLCNLEEGSPGSGTYTRHGYIFSSLAGCLTKSSENGALPVVSVMRETESQLLPDVGTIVTCKVSSINSRFAKVHILYVGSTPLKNSFRGTIRKEDVRATEKDKVEIYKSFRPGDIVLAKVISLGDAQSNYLLTTAENELGVVVAHSESGVQMVPISWCEMQCPKTHTKEFRKVARVQPEFLQT; this is encoded by the exons ATGGCGCCACCCGTGAGATATTGCATCCCTG GCGAACGTCTGTGCAATTTGGAGGAGGGCAGCCCTGGCAGCGGCACCTATACCCGGCACGGCTACATCTTTTCTTCGCTTGCGGGCTGCCTGACGAAGAGCAGCGAGAACGGCGCG CTTCCTGTGGTGTCTGTGATGAGAGAAACAGAGTCCCAATTACTTCCAGATGTGGGAACTATTGTAACCTGTAAG GTCTCTAGCATCAATTCACGCTTTGCCAAAGTGCACATCCTATATGTGGGGTCCACACCACTTAAGAACTCCTTTCGAGGAACTATCAG aAAGGAAGATGTCCGAGCAACTGAAAAAGACAAG GTTGAAATTTATAAGAGTTTCCGCCCAGGTGACATTGTTTTGGCCAAAGTG ATCTCTTTAGGTGATGCACAGTCCAACTACTTGCTGACCACTGCCGAAAatgagctgggagtggtggtggcCCACAGTGAATCAG GTGTCCAGATGGTTCCCATCAGTTGGTGTGAGATGCAGTGTCCTAAGACCCACACTAAAGAATTCCGGAAAGTGGCTAGAGTTCAGCCTGAATTTTTGCAGACCTAA